A genomic window from Planococcus rifietoensis includes:
- a CDS encoding glycerol-3-phosphate dehydrogenase/oxidase — translation MKFSSLERTETYGQMKQAPLDVLIIGGGITGAGIALDAAARGVRAGVLEMQDFAAGTSSRSTKLVHGGLRYLKQFEVKMVAEVGKEREIVYENGPHVTTPEWMMLPFHKGGTFGPLSTNVGLRVYDYLAGVKRSERRQMFSREEAIRREPLVKQQGLKGAGYYVEYKTDDARLTMEVMKKAVEKGTLALNYVKVKGFLYDNGKVVGVVAEDQLDGSIHEIFAKRIVNAAGPWVDTLREEDKSKKGKTLQLTKGIHLVFDQSRFPLKQAIYFDMPDGRMAFAIPRQGKVYVGTTDTVYKQDIAHPTMTTEDRDYVLEAVNFMFPDVAITAADIESSWAGLRPLIHEEGKDPSEISRKDEIFVSDSGLISIAGGKLTGYRKMGESIMDLVTKQLQEEYGTAFKKVSTKKMALSGGEVGGSKGFKTFKADRLKRAAEFGLTEDAMELLVNRYGANVDHVLRHYTDGLADAASHNLDPLVYAMLRYGIESEAVCKPVDFFIRRTGALYFDIHWVHAHKEAAADYMAGVFNWTAQQKTRYMEELEILLHEAVIPTAQSELSK, via the coding sequence ATGAAATTCTCAAGCCTAGAACGCACAGAAACTTATGGACAAATGAAACAAGCGCCACTGGATGTATTGATCATCGGAGGCGGAATCACAGGAGCGGGGATTGCGCTCGATGCTGCAGCACGCGGCGTCCGTGCAGGGGTCCTGGAAATGCAGGATTTCGCAGCAGGAACTTCAAGCCGTTCAACGAAACTCGTACACGGCGGTTTGCGTTACTTGAAGCAATTCGAAGTGAAAATGGTTGCAGAAGTCGGCAAAGAACGTGAAATTGTCTACGAAAACGGGCCGCACGTCACGACACCTGAATGGATGATGCTGCCATTCCACAAAGGCGGCACATTCGGACCGCTCAGCACCAATGTCGGCCTTCGCGTCTACGATTACTTGGCAGGCGTGAAAAGAAGCGAACGCCGCCAAATGTTCTCCCGCGAAGAAGCAATTCGCCGCGAGCCTCTTGTGAAACAACAAGGGTTGAAAGGCGCAGGCTATTATGTCGAATACAAGACAGACGATGCGCGCTTGACGATGGAAGTCATGAAAAAAGCTGTCGAAAAAGGGACGCTTGCACTGAACTACGTGAAAGTAAAAGGGTTCCTCTACGACAATGGCAAAGTGGTCGGCGTGGTAGCAGAAGACCAGCTTGATGGCTCGATCCACGAAATCTTTGCGAAGAGAATCGTCAATGCGGCTGGCCCGTGGGTCGATACTTTGCGCGAAGAAGACAAATCGAAAAAAGGCAAGACTTTACAGCTGACAAAAGGAATCCATTTGGTGTTTGACCAGTCCCGCTTCCCGCTTAAGCAGGCGATCTATTTCGATATGCCGGACGGCCGCATGGCGTTCGCCATCCCGCGCCAAGGCAAAGTGTATGTCGGCACGACCGATACGGTGTACAAACAAGATATCGCGCACCCGACGATGACAACGGAAGACCGCGACTATGTTCTAGAAGCTGTTAACTTCATGTTCCCGGACGTAGCGATTACTGCGGCTGATATCGAGTCAAGCTGGGCAGGATTGCGCCCGCTGATCCATGAAGAAGGCAAAGACCCATCCGAGATTTCCCGTAAAGACGAAATCTTTGTATCGGATTCCGGATTGATTTCAATCGCCGGGGGCAAGCTCACTGGCTACCGGAAAATGGGCGAAAGCATCATGGACCTAGTCACTAAGCAACTTCAAGAGGAATACGGTACTGCTTTCAAGAAAGTATCCACGAAAAAAATGGCGCTGTCCGGCGGGGAAGTTGGCGGTTCTAAAGGCTTTAAAACATTCAAAGCCGATCGCTTGAAACGTGCGGCCGAGTTTGGGCTCACGGAAGATGCGATGGAATTGCTCGTCAACCGCTATGGTGCGAACGTCGACCATGTGCTGCGCCATTATACAGACGGATTGGCTGATGCGGCATCGCATAATCTCGATCCGCTTGTCTATGCAATGCTGCGCTATGGAATTGAATCGGAAGCTGTGTGCAAGCCGGTCGACTTCTTTATCCGCCGTACAGGCGCGCTGTATTTCGACATCCACTGGGTACACGCCCATAAAGAAGCCGCTGCAGATTATATGGCAGGCGTATTCAATTGGACAGCCCAGCAGAAAACACGCTATATGGAAGAGCTGGAGATCCTTCTCCATGAAGCGGTCATTCCAACAGCTCAATCCGAATTAAGTAAATAA